Below is a window of Leptospira saintgironsiae DNA.
GCCGGAATCGGAGTATTATGGGCAGGGATCACTGCATTATTCAGCAAAGAAGTTAAAAAATCCATCGCATACAGTACGGTGGAGAATATGAACTTTTTGTGGTTGAGTTTACTTATCTCTGCGTATTGGCAATCCAGCGAGCAGGAAAGTTTAAGAATGCTCAGTAAAGCATTCGGAGTTCTTTTCCTGATCTCACTTGTTCATCACAGTATCAGTAAAACATTTCAGTTCTTATTTTTCGGATATCTTACTAAATTATCAGGAAAATCCGAATCGGATGAAAATACAGGTATTGGAAGGATCAGTGGAATTCCTACATTTTTAGCCGCAATCGGGACCATGAGTTTTCTTGCGATTCCCGGAACCACAGGCTTCTTATCCGAATCCACATTTATTAAATTATTATCAGCAGTTTTAGAAGTTACAGATACAAGTGCAGCACTCGTTCTTCCACTTCTTATTTTAGTCTGCACAGGTTTAGCGGTAGGAGCTGCGGCTCACTTAAAACTTTTCCTAGGACTTGTTCTTTCTAGACCTCGTACAAATTTCGAAGATCACGGAAAGAATACGACAATCAATATTTCCTTATTCTTAACTGGTGCCTTGATACTGATCTCACCTCTGATCATTCTTAGTCTCACGAACTATTATGCAGTGAGAGTGGATTGGTTAGATTTCTCTTGGTTTAGAGGGATCGGTATCTTGAACGTAATTGGTTTAGTCATACTGTTAAGCGTAGGGTTGTTAGGACTCAGACATAAGATCAAAGAGAGAAAACTGTGGGATTGTGGCGGCTTATTCGGCGGATCGGAGGTAGCGATCGCAAGTTCAGCACTTTCCGATCCGCTAGCCGCTCCTTTAGGCAGATATTTTGCCGATGAAGCGGGCAATTCCAGATTGGACAAAGGGTTCATTAAGATTTTATTAAGAATTCTTTCTTCTTTGAAAGCTAAGATCAGGGGAGCGGATGATGAGTCCATCTCTGTAGACTTAACTTATTCTTCTTTCACTGTATTAACAATTTTGATCGTTATCATCATCGTTCGTCTTGCGGAGGGAGACATATGGTCACAGCTACTTTCCTATTGGGCATTCTGATCCAGATTTTAGCCTTTATATCTCTTCCTTTCTTATGTGGAGGTATTCTCCAAAAGATCAGAGCATATGCTCAAGGTAGAAGAGGGGCACCTGTTCTACAGATACTTTATGACACAGTTCGAATGATCAAAAAAAGCCCAATCGACGGTCCTTTCTCAGGATTTTTCTCTGAGAGTTCCGCAATATTTGCTTTTGCTTTCGGATTAGTTTTATGGTCCTTGGTTTCTTTCGAATGGGCTTCCTTATTACTAATCCCATTTTTGATAGGAATGATTCGATTTGCGACTGTGGCATACGCAGTTGAGAATGGAACTTCTTTCGGTGGAATGGGCGCAGCAAGAGAAACTCTTCTCTTTATCTTTGGAGAACCAATCCTGATCCTAGTGCTTGTAGTATTAGAATCTAATGTAGTATTCCACGAAAACTTCGCACATATCTCTTTTGCGATCCTGTTTTTCTTGGGAGCGACATTGATCGTTCTTTCCGAACTCGCAAAACCACCGTTTGACGATCCGAGAACTCACTTAGAACTTACAATGGTTCATGAAGCAATGTTACTTGAGGCGTCTGGAAGGACTAGAGCATTTTTCGAACTCGCTCACCAATTCAAAACTGCTTCTTTGTTCTTACTTCTTACCAAACTTGGATTAGAACATGTGGAAGTTTTCTTAGGAGTTTCTTCCGTTCCTATCTGGAAAGAATTAGCATCCTTTGGAGGAGCCATTCTTCTCTCCGCATTAATCGGTTATTGGGAAGCAAACAGTACC
It encodes the following:
- a CDS encoding proton-conducting transporter membrane subunit, giving the protein MTVLAYLSVITSLLAPFLIGNVLGVDFFGKDSSIGLGLSLQAILGSFIAVYVYGYEKERKALVIFGYAVFFLSTGICYLVGKSLWLVLFWELSTISAFLLYIGGKWNDASIRSFVALVAAGGIGAFCFTFWIFSNDPRSGLFFLILGLLIKSAFFGVHFWLPEAHAGAPAHASAAYSGLLVNLPLVLFSKFALPLLPGTHYTTVLIPLAGIGVLWAGITALFSKEVKKSIAYSTVENMNFLWLSLLISAYWQSSEQESLRMLSKAFGVLFLISLVHHSISKTFQFLFFGYLTKLSGKSESDENTGIGRISGIPTFLAAIGTMSFLAIPGTTGFLSESTFIKLLSAVLEVTDTSAALVLPLLILVCTGLAVGAAAHLKLFLGLVLSRPRTNFEDHGKNTTINISLFLTGALILISPLIILSLTNYYAVRVDWLDFSWFRGIGILNVIGLVILLSVGLLGLRHKIKERKLWDCGGLFGGSEVAIASSALSDPLAAPLGRYFADEAGNSRLDKGFIKILLRILSSLKAKIRGADDESISVDLTYSSFTVLTILIVIIIVRLAEGDIWSQLLSYWAF
- a CDS encoding NADH-quinone oxidoreductase subunit H gives rise to the protein MVTATFLLGILIQILAFISLPFLCGGILQKIRAYAQGRRGAPVLQILYDTVRMIKKSPIDGPFSGFFSESSAIFAFAFGLVLWSLVSFEWASLLLIPFLIGMIRFATVAYAVENGTSFGGMGAARETLLFIFGEPILILVLVVLESNVVFHENFAHISFAILFFLGATLIVLSELAKPPFDDPRTHLELTMVHEAMLLEASGRTRAFFELAHQFKTASLFLLLTKLGLEHVEVFLGVSSVPIWKELASFGGAILLSALIGYWEANSTRRKWIWIPELLGLNFIFMLILGILLKLGK